From Streptomyces griseorubiginosus, one genomic window encodes:
- a CDS encoding glycoside hydrolase family 5 protein, with amino-acid sequence MRKTPTSSRRAPRLRASLVAVAIAAISGATLTGTPASAAPTTDTTQFKGVNWADPRDNFADDELQLSGLSTSDTYAQTYTKATRIIAAFRANLGANTVRLPINPYTVNGTYWKSYRGVIDAATAQGFKVIVSYWEGTGDRKDGFIDDEATYWPMWNTVVKAYKGNSRVYFEPMNEPHGYTDAQWADVAAKWLDTYKSVPRNRVFVSGAGYNDHVTTVCADPRLKGTYLSLHDYGFWKSYATYDEWVADVKARIGDCANRTVADEFGAPMTTGLNYNVKTPDDNFVNFIQAATDTFRELKMGSVYWPGLRTDDIYSMQQLVGPANRPWLETTNQSGADRLAWGWGRGRPVKG; translated from the coding sequence ATGCGCAAGACCCCCACCAGTTCCCGTCGCGCCCCGAGGCTGCGTGCCTCGCTCGTCGCCGTCGCGATCGCCGCGATCAGCGGCGCCACCCTCACCGGCACCCCCGCGTCCGCCGCCCCCACCACCGACACGACCCAGTTCAAGGGCGTCAACTGGGCGGACCCGCGTGACAACTTCGCCGACGACGAGCTCCAGCTGTCGGGCCTGTCGACCTCGGACACCTACGCCCAGACCTACACCAAGGCGACCCGGATCATCGCGGCCTTCCGTGCCAACCTCGGCGCCAACACCGTCCGGCTGCCGATCAACCCGTACACCGTCAACGGCACCTACTGGAAGTCCTACCGGGGTGTCATCGACGCGGCGACGGCCCAGGGCTTCAAGGTCATCGTGTCCTACTGGGAGGGCACCGGCGACCGCAAGGACGGCTTCATCGACGACGAGGCCACCTACTGGCCGATGTGGAACACCGTCGTCAAGGCCTACAAGGGCAACTCCCGGGTCTACTTCGAGCCGATGAACGAGCCGCACGGCTACACCGACGCCCAGTGGGCGGACGTCGCCGCGAAGTGGCTGGACACCTACAAGTCCGTGCCGCGCAACCGCGTCTTCGTCAGCGGCGCCGGCTACAACGACCACGTCACCACGGTGTGCGCCGACCCCCGCCTGAAGGGCACCTACCTGTCGCTGCACGACTACGGCTTCTGGAAGTCGTACGCCACCTACGACGAGTGGGTGGCCGACGTGAAGGCCCGCATCGGCGACTGCGCGAACCGGACCGTGGCCGACGAGTTCGGCGCGCCGATGACGACGGGCCTGAACTACAACGTGAAGACGCCGGACGACAACTTCGTCAACTTCATCCAGGCCGCCACCGACACCTTCCGTGAGCTGAAGATGGGCTCGGTGTACTGGCCGGGCCTGCGCACCGACGACATCTACTCGATGCAGCAGCTCGTCGGCCCGGCGAACCGCCCGTGGCTGGAGACCACCAACCAGTCCGGCGCCGACCGCCTCGCCTGGGGCTGGGGCCGCGGCAGGCCCGTGAAGGGCTGA
- a CDS encoding restriction endonuclease, producing MAPALLVMFWTSVWPYLLGLLLVGAAGLLGWRLWRTDRLLRGRDRRWRQEDAVAAGRRTLAEVDVMTGTEFEELVAGLCRRDGCTEVRRVGGAGDNGADVLGRLPDGRTMVVQCKRYAPNRAIPNRELRELLGARLHFGADVAVFVTTSRFTGPSEKFALEHDILAVHRDHLGLWNNGASLLSLSDVNGRGQGDARHRRRWKQAYGD from the coding sequence GTGGCGCCGGCCCTCCTGGTGATGTTCTGGACGAGCGTGTGGCCGTATCTGCTGGGCCTCCTGCTGGTCGGTGCCGCCGGGCTGCTCGGTTGGCGGCTGTGGCGCACGGACCGCCTCCTGCGCGGCCGTGATCGCCGCTGGCGACAGGAGGACGCGGTGGCGGCGGGTCGGCGGACCCTCGCCGAGGTGGACGTCATGACGGGCACCGAGTTCGAGGAACTGGTCGCGGGACTGTGCCGACGGGACGGGTGCACGGAGGTCCGGCGGGTGGGCGGTGCCGGCGACAACGGCGCCGACGTCCTCGGGCGGCTGCCGGACGGCCGCACGATGGTCGTCCAGTGCAAGCGCTACGCCCCGAACAGGGCGATCCCCAACCGCGAACTGCGCGAACTGCTGGGCGCCCGGCTGCACTTCGGCGCCGACGTGGCCGTGTTCGTGACGACCTCCCGCTTCACCGGCCCCTCCGAGAAGTTCGCGCTGGAGCACGACATCCTCGCCGTGCACCGCGACCACCTCGGCCTGTGGAACAACGGGGCGTCCCTGCTGTCCCTGAGCGACGTGAACGGCCGCGGTCAGGGCGACGCCCGCCACCGCAGGCGCTGGAAGCAGGCCTACGGCGACTAG
- a CDS encoding carboxymuconolactone decarboxylase family protein — MEARLDVFTSPLAGKLLKHFAMAGKVVTDSGLPMTTQELVKIRASQINGCGFCLDMHTKEAAAAGETAQRLHMVAAWREAKVFTEAERAALELAEHGTRLADGSGVSDEVWENAAKHYDEEQLLALVSLIAVINAFNRLNVMTQQPAGDYVVGQFG; from the coding sequence ATGGAAGCCCGACTCGACGTCTTCACCAGCCCCCTGGCCGGCAAGCTGCTCAAGCACTTCGCCATGGCGGGCAAGGTGGTCACGGACTCGGGACTGCCGATGACCACCCAGGAGCTGGTGAAGATCCGCGCGAGCCAGATCAACGGCTGCGGGTTCTGCCTCGACATGCACACCAAGGAGGCGGCCGCCGCGGGGGAGACCGCGCAGCGCCTGCACATGGTCGCCGCGTGGCGTGAGGCCAAGGTCTTCACCGAGGCCGAGCGCGCCGCCCTGGAACTCGCGGAGCACGGCACCCGCCTCGCCGACGGGAGCGGCGTCTCGGACGAGGTCTGGGAGAACGCCGCCAAGCACTACGACGAGGAGCAACTCCTCGCCCTGGTCTCCCTGATCGCCGTCATCAACGCCTTCAACCGGCTGAACGTCATGACCCAGCAGCCGGCCGGCGACTACGTGGTCGGCCAGTTCGGCTGA
- a CDS encoding oligopeptide/dipeptide ABC transporter ATP-binding protein — MTGQEIVTVDEALPPDGAEVLPPGGGEVLLRATDVTKHYPVRGRRQVLRAVDGVSLEVRGSETLGVVGESGCGKSTLGRCLVRLTELTSGKVEFDGQDISTLSTRRLRPVRPGMQLVFQDPQASLNPRRRAGDIVAEPLLVHRYGDAAAVRRRVGELFDVVGLAAAHLDRYPHEFSGGQRQRIGIARALATQPKLIVADEPVSALDVSIQAQVLNLFADLQEEFGLTYVFIAHDLGVVRHVSDRIAVMYLGEIVELGGTEALFSAPAHPYTQALLSAVPDIDDGTLADDGPSRERIVLTGEVPSPADKPTGCPFRTRCPYARELCAVERPRLTATVSGRHVACHYPLAG; from the coding sequence ATGACGGGGCAGGAGATCGTGACGGTGGACGAGGCCCTGCCTCCCGACGGTGCCGAGGTCCTGCCTCCCGGCGGTGGCGAGGTCCTGTTGCGGGCCACGGACGTCACCAAGCACTACCCCGTCCGCGGGAGGCGCCAGGTGCTCCGCGCCGTCGACGGGGTCTCCCTGGAGGTGCGCGGCAGCGAGACCCTCGGCGTCGTCGGGGAGTCCGGCTGCGGCAAGTCCACGCTGGGCCGCTGCCTGGTCAGGCTCACCGAACTCACCTCAGGGAAAGTCGAGTTCGACGGGCAGGACATCTCGACGCTGTCCACGCGACGGCTGCGCCCGGTGCGGCCCGGTATGCAGCTGGTCTTCCAGGACCCGCAGGCCTCGCTCAACCCCCGCCGCCGCGCCGGGGACATCGTGGCCGAACCGCTGCTGGTGCACCGGTACGGTGACGCGGCCGCGGTCCGCCGCCGGGTCGGGGAGCTCTTCGACGTCGTAGGGCTGGCGGCAGCTCATCTGGACCGGTATCCGCACGAGTTCTCCGGCGGTCAGCGACAACGCATAGGGATCGCGCGGGCGTTGGCGACGCAGCCGAAGCTGATCGTGGCCGACGAGCCGGTGTCCGCGCTCGACGTGTCGATCCAGGCGCAGGTGCTCAACCTGTTCGCGGACCTCCAGGAGGAGTTCGGCCTCACCTATGTCTTCATCGCGCACGATCTCGGTGTGGTCCGTCATGTCTCGGACCGGATCGCCGTCATGTATCTCGGTGAGATCGTCGAACTCGGCGGGACGGAGGCGTTGTTCTCGGCCCCGGCCCATCCGTACACACAGGCCCTGCTGTCGGCGGTGCCGGACATCGATGACGGGACGCTCGCGGACGACGGTCCGTCACGGGAGCGCATCGTCCTGACCGGGGAGGTGCCGAGTCCGGCGGACAAGCCGACCGGGTGCCCCTTCCGCACGAGGTGTCCCTACGCCCGGGAGCTGTGCGCGGTAGAACGTCCGAGGCTCACGGCGACGGTCTCCGGTCGCCACGTGGCCTGTCACTACCCGCTGGCCGGCTGA
- a CDS encoding ABC transporter ATP-binding protein, with the protein MPEPLLDVRDLSVRFRTRRGSVTAVDKVSFSVAPGEVLGVVGESGSGKSVSMLAVLRLLTNPNVTVSGEVLFRGRDLLTLPDKEMRAVRGREIAMVFQDPMTALTPVHTVGWQIAEAIRAHEQVSRRQARARAVQLLSDVGIPDAASRADAYPHEFSGGMRQRAVIAMALSCNPSLLIADEPTTALDVTVQAQILDLMRELNARGSAMVLITHDMGVVSRIADRVLVMYGGRAAEQGPRQAVFHGPRHPYTWGLLDSVPRVSGARLRRLPTIAGTPVAPGAVPEGCAFAPRCRLRHERCEERPALTAGSGDTAHLDACWLPSGDRAGLRLRAGEDVNGEVRS; encoded by the coding sequence ATGCCTGAACCGCTCCTCGACGTACGTGACTTGAGCGTCCGCTTCCGCACCCGCCGGGGATCCGTCACCGCGGTCGACAAGGTCTCCTTCTCTGTCGCCCCCGGTGAAGTCCTGGGCGTGGTGGGCGAGTCGGGCTCCGGCAAGAGCGTGTCGATGCTGGCCGTCCTGCGGCTGCTCACCAACCCGAACGTGACCGTGTCGGGCGAGGTCCTCTTCCGCGGACGCGACCTGCTCACCCTGCCCGACAAGGAGATGCGCGCGGTGCGCGGCCGGGAGATCGCGATGGTCTTCCAGGATCCGATGACGGCCCTGACCCCGGTCCACACCGTCGGTTGGCAGATCGCCGAGGCGATCCGGGCGCACGAACAGGTCTCCCGCAGACAGGCGCGGGCCCGGGCGGTCCAGCTCCTCTCGGACGTCGGCATCCCCGACGCGGCCTCGCGGGCGGACGCCTACCCGCACGAGTTCTCCGGCGGGATGCGTCAGCGCGCGGTCATCGCGATGGCGCTCTCCTGCAATCCTTCGCTTCTCATTGCCGACGAGCCGACGACGGCGCTCGACGTGACCGTACAGGCGCAGATCCTCGATCTGATGCGGGAGCTCAACGCACGGGGATCCGCGATGGTGCTCATCACCCACGACATGGGCGTGGTCTCCCGGATCGCCGACCGGGTCCTGGTCATGTACGGCGGCCGGGCGGCCGAACAGGGCCCGCGGCAGGCGGTGTTCCACGGCCCGCGGCACCCGTACACCTGGGGTCTGCTCGACTCGGTGCCCCGGGTGAGCGGGGCCCGGCTGCGGCGGCTGCCCACCATCGCCGGCACCCCCGTCGCACCGGGCGCGGTCCCGGAGGGCTGCGCGTTCGCGCCGCGCTGCCGGTTGCGGCACGAGCGGTGCGAGGAGCGGCCGGCGCTGACCGCGGGCAGCGGTGACACCGCGCATCTGGACGCGTGCTGGCTGCCCTCCGGGGACCGCGCGGGGCTGCGGCTGCGGGCCGGTGAGGACGTGAACGGAGAGGTGAGGTCATGA
- a CDS encoding ABC transporter permease produces MLVFALKRFGSALLVMFAISVLVFLIFFATPGVDPAARIAGRNADPATLDQVRHSFGLDRPMPVRYLLMMRHLLIDRDLESFVNRGSRVIPQIVQATPVTLSLVVGAALIWMTAGILMGTAAATLRGKAADPIIMLVGVVGVSLPAYWLGEVVNLLTQKQLHDSLFSWVPPPGYVGLGQDPGQWALHLLFPWLTLALLYAGIYARLLRGEIVTALNEDYVRTARAKGLSERRILLRHALRCSLIPIVSLFGLDFGALVGGAALLTEVVFGLPGIGKLTFDALQNLDLPVIMGTVLYAAFFVVLANALVDILYARLDPRARHA; encoded by the coding sequence ATGCTCGTCTTCGCCCTCAAGCGCTTCGGCTCGGCCCTGCTGGTGATGTTCGCGATCAGTGTGCTGGTGTTCCTGATCTTCTTCGCCACCCCCGGAGTCGATCCCGCGGCCCGGATCGCCGGCCGCAACGCCGACCCGGCCACGCTCGACCAGGTACGGCACTCCTTCGGCCTGGACCGGCCGATGCCGGTCCGCTATCTGCTGATGATGCGTCACCTGCTGATCGACCGGGACCTGGAGTCGTTCGTCAACCGCGGCTCGCGGGTCATCCCGCAGATCGTCCAGGCGACCCCGGTGACGCTGTCCCTGGTCGTCGGCGCGGCCCTGATCTGGATGACGGCCGGCATCCTCATGGGCACGGCAGCGGCGACCCTGCGCGGGAAGGCCGCCGACCCGATCATCATGCTCGTCGGCGTGGTCGGGGTGTCCCTCCCTGCCTACTGGCTCGGCGAGGTCGTCAACCTCCTCACCCAGAAGCAGCTGCACGACTCGCTCTTCTCCTGGGTGCCCCCGCCCGGCTACGTCGGCCTCGGCCAGGACCCCGGCCAGTGGGCGCTGCACCTGCTCTTCCCCTGGCTGACCCTGGCCCTGCTGTACGCCGGGATCTACGCCCGGCTGCTGCGCGGCGAGATCGTCACCGCGCTGAACGAGGACTACGTCCGTACGGCCCGCGCCAAGGGCCTGTCCGAGCGGCGGATCCTGCTCCGGCACGCCCTGCGCTGCTCGCTGATCCCGATCGTGTCGCTGTTCGGCCTGGACTTCGGCGCGCTGGTGGGCGGGGCCGCGCTCCTCACCGAGGTGGTCTTCGGCCTGCCCGGCATCGGCAAGCTCACCTTCGACGCCCTCCAGAACCTCGACCTGCCCGTGATCATGGGGACCGTCCTGTACGCGGCGTTCTTCGTGGTCCTCGCCAACGCCCTGGTGGACATCCTGTACGCGCGACTCGATCCGAGGGCCCGCCATGCCTGA
- a CDS encoding ABC transporter permease, whose product MGEVTLAPSPGARRSPGPWRTAAGDLLRNKSALAAAAVLLLVVLASLCAPLYADHIAHSDPFQSHVSGTTVVDGKTVPVLTPSSTGLGLGVTPIGPTWDPGHYFLGSDNQGRDVMARLLYGGRTSLFIGFTAALLTCLLGTVVGVVAGYAGGVVDAVISRLLDVIWAFPVYLLAICLSVVLLTNGLRLGPVTVDAGSLWLPVTIIAAIYVPYIARPLRGQVLVLRNKEYIQAAVGSGAPTSRILRREVLPNVVPTAIVFVPLMTALAMLTESALSFLSVGVQPPDASWGTIIEDGLGLLYTRPAVTIAPGLLIALTTAALNVLGDGVRDALDPGARLRGGV is encoded by the coding sequence GTGGGTGAAGTGACCCTCGCCCCGTCGCCAGGGGCCCGGCGCTCGCCGGGCCCCTGGCGGACCGCCGCCGGCGACCTGCTGCGCAACAAGTCGGCCCTGGCCGCGGCGGCGGTCCTGCTCCTCGTCGTGCTGGCGAGCCTGTGCGCCCCGCTGTACGCGGACCACATCGCCCACAGCGACCCGTTCCAGTCCCATGTCTCCGGCACCACGGTCGTGGACGGGAAGACGGTGCCGGTGCTCACCCCGAGCAGCACCGGTCTCGGCCTCGGCGTCACCCCGATCGGCCCGACCTGGGACCCCGGCCACTACTTCCTCGGCTCCGACAACCAGGGCCGCGACGTCATGGCCAGGCTGCTGTACGGCGGCCGTACGAGCCTGTTCATCGGGTTCACGGCGGCACTGCTCACCTGCCTCCTCGGCACGGTGGTGGGGGTCGTCGCCGGATACGCGGGCGGAGTCGTGGACGCGGTCATCTCCCGGCTCCTGGACGTCATCTGGGCGTTCCCGGTGTACCTGCTGGCCATCTGCCTGTCGGTGGTGCTGCTCACCAACGGCCTCAGACTGGGCCCCGTGACCGTCGACGCCGGAAGTCTCTGGCTGCCCGTCACGATCATCGCGGCGATCTATGTCCCGTACATCGCACGGCCGTTGCGCGGTCAGGTGCTGGTGCTGCGCAACAAGGAGTACATCCAGGCCGCCGTGGGCTCGGGCGCGCCCACCTCGCGGATCCTGCGCCGGGAGGTCCTCCCCAACGTGGTTCCGACGGCCATCGTGTTCGTCCCGCTGATGACCGCGCTGGCGATGCTCACGGAGTCGGCACTGTCCTTCCTGTCCGTCGGTGTCCAGCCGCCCGACGCCAGTTGGGGCACGATCATCGAGGACGGTCTGGGGCTCCTCTACACCCGGCCCGCCGTGACGATCGCGCCCGGCCTGCTCATCGCACTGACCACGGCCGCGCTCAACGTCCTCGGCGACGGGGTGCGGGACGCGCTCGACCCGGGCGCCCGGCTGCGCGGAGGGGTGTGA
- a CDS encoding ABC transporter substrate-binding protein, with protein sequence MSHATRRGALAAATVALALSAAACSSSSDPGSSSGPSASTSGSSAFQAQHKGGTLKLVAHAAAGSFDPQVNYTLQYWQLFQSMYDGLLAFKKVDGQESFTVVPDLATAMPKVTNGGRTYTFTLRKGITFSNGKPLTTDDVVASFQRIFKVSSPTAGTFYNGIVGADACLKTPASCTLSKGVIGDAKANTVTVNLTAPDPEFEYKLAVPHAVVVPKDSPTKDAGTKPLPSTGPYMAASYDPNRALKLVRNPHFKEWSREAEPQGYPDVIDYTFGQTVESEVTAVENGQADWMFDAPPADRLGEIGTKYASQAHVNPLTAFWYATLNVNMAPFDNKLARQAINWAVDRSAVVRLYGGTNLASPACTILPPGFPGHVDSCDYTKGGGTTWKAADLAKAKALVKQSGTAGQEVGIVTQDDDVNKSIGQYLQSLLTQLGYKATLKPLSGNIQFTYIQNTKNKVQLALTSWYQDYPAASDFLNVLLSCASYHPGSDSSINISGFCDKGIDAKMQAAIKTSETDKASADKQWGAVDQEIMGESPVVPLINPKMIDFTSTRVGNYRFSKQFYMLVGQLWVK encoded by the coding sequence ATGTCCCACGCCACCAGACGGGGCGCGCTCGCCGCCGCCACCGTCGCCCTCGCACTCTCCGCCGCCGCCTGTTCGTCCTCCTCGGACCCGGGCTCCTCCTCCGGCCCCAGCGCCTCCACCTCCGGGTCCTCCGCCTTCCAGGCCCAGCACAAGGGCGGCACCCTGAAACTCGTCGCCCACGCGGCCGCGGGCAGCTTCGACCCGCAGGTCAACTACACGCTCCAGTACTGGCAGTTGTTCCAGTCGATGTACGACGGCCTGCTCGCCTTCAAGAAGGTCGACGGGCAGGAGTCCTTCACCGTCGTCCCGGACCTGGCCACCGCCATGCCGAAGGTGACCAACGGCGGCAGGACGTACACCTTCACGCTCCGCAAGGGCATCACCTTCTCCAACGGCAAGCCGTTGACCACGGACGACGTGGTGGCGTCCTTCCAGCGCATCTTCAAGGTCTCCAGCCCCACCGCGGGCACCTTCTACAACGGGATCGTCGGCGCCGACGCCTGTCTGAAGACGCCCGCCTCCTGCACCCTGTCCAAGGGCGTGATCGGGGACGCCAAGGCCAACACGGTCACCGTCAACCTGACCGCCCCGGACCCGGAGTTCGAGTACAAGCTGGCCGTCCCGCACGCCGTCGTCGTACCGAAGGACTCGCCGACGAAGGACGCCGGGACCAAGCCGCTGCCGTCGACCGGCCCGTACATGGCGGCGTCGTACGACCCCAACCGGGCGCTGAAGCTGGTGCGCAACCCGCACTTCAAGGAGTGGTCGCGGGAGGCGGAGCCGCAGGGCTACCCGGACGTCATCGACTACACCTTCGGGCAGACGGTCGAGTCCGAGGTGACCGCCGTGGAGAACGGCCAGGCGGACTGGATGTTCGACGCCCCGCCCGCCGACCGTCTGGGCGAGATCGGCACCAAGTACGCCTCCCAGGCGCATGTGAACCCGCTGACGGCGTTCTGGTACGCGACGCTCAACGTCAACATGGCCCCGTTCGACAACAAGTTGGCGCGCCAGGCGATCAACTGGGCCGTGGACCGCTCCGCCGTGGTGCGGCTGTACGGCGGCACCAACCTCGCCTCGCCCGCGTGCACGATCCTGCCGCCGGGCTTCCCCGGGCACGTCGACTCCTGCGACTACACCAAGGGCGGCGGTACGACCTGGAAGGCCGCGGACCTCGCCAAGGCGAAAGCACTGGTGAAGCAGTCCGGCACGGCGGGTCAGGAGGTCGGGATCGTCACGCAGGACGACGACGTGAACAAGTCGATCGGGCAGTACCTGCAGAGCCTGCTCACGCAGCTGGGCTACAAGGCGACCCTCAAGCCGCTGTCGGGGAACATCCAGTTCACCTACATCCAGAACACCAAGAACAAGGTGCAGCTGGCCCTGACGTCCTGGTACCAGGACTATCCCGCGGCCTCCGACTTCCTCAACGTGCTGCTGTCCTGCGCGAGTTACCACCCCGGCAGCGACTCCAGCATCAACATCTCCGGGTTCTGCGACAAGGGGATCGACGCGAAGATGCAGGCGGCGATCAAGACCTCGGAGACCGACAAGGCGAGCGCGGACAAGCAGTGGGGTGCCGTCGACCAGGAGATCATGGGCGAGTCCCCGGTGGTCCCGCTGATCAACCCGAAGATGATCGACTTCACGTCGACGCGGGTCGGCAACTACCGGTTCAGCAAGCAGTTCTACATGCTGGTCGGGCAGCTGTGGGTGAAGTGA
- a CDS encoding proline iminopeptidase-family hydrolase: protein MAIPEPHHTGTVDFHGHSTWYRITGEPGRTPLVVLHGGPGAGHHYTLSIAGISEQGRPVIHYDQLGTGYSTHLPDRGADFWTVQLFLDELDNLLEALGIADGYHILGQSWGGMLAAEHAVRRPAGLRGLVIANSPASMGLWLEAAAELRAGLPEEVQHTLHAHEAAGTTDHPDYRAAEQVFNERHVCRLTPNPPEVQATWDNIAADPTVYHTMNGPNEFHVVGTLKDWSVIDRLHLIEVPTLLVSGRFDEATPETVRPFADHIPDVRWHMFEHSSHMPHVEEEELYLRIVGEFLDSTD, encoded by the coding sequence GTGGCGATCCCCGAACCGCACCACACCGGAACCGTCGACTTCCACGGTCATTCCACCTGGTACCGGATCACGGGCGAACCGGGCAGGACACCCCTGGTGGTCCTGCACGGCGGGCCCGGCGCCGGTCACCACTACACGCTCAGCATCGCGGGCATCTCCGAGCAGGGCCGTCCCGTGATCCACTACGACCAGCTCGGCACCGGGTACTCCACCCATCTGCCCGACAGGGGCGCCGACTTCTGGACCGTCCAGCTCTTCCTCGACGAACTGGACAACCTGCTGGAGGCGTTGGGCATCGCCGACGGCTACCACATCCTCGGCCAGTCCTGGGGCGGCATGCTCGCCGCCGAGCACGCGGTACGGCGTCCCGCCGGACTGCGCGGACTGGTCATCGCCAACTCCCCCGCGTCCATGGGGCTGTGGCTGGAGGCGGCCGCCGAGCTGCGCGCCGGGCTCCCCGAGGAGGTGCAGCACACTCTGCACGCCCACGAGGCCGCCGGGACCACGGACCACCCCGACTACCGGGCGGCAGAACAGGTCTTCAACGAACGCCATGTGTGCCGCCTGACCCCCAACCCGCCCGAAGTGCAGGCCACTTGGGACAACATCGCGGCCGATCCGACCGTGTACCACACGATGAACGGCCCCAACGAGTTCCATGTCGTCGGCACCCTCAAGGACTGGTCCGTCATCGACCGGCTGCACCTGATCGAGGTGCCGACCCTGCTGGTGTCCGGACGCTTCGACGAGGCGACCCCCGAGACCGTCCGCCCCTTCGCCGACCACATCCCCGATGTGCGCTGGCACATGTTCGAGCACTCGAGCCACATGCCGCACGTCGAGGAGGAGGAGCTCTACCTCCGGATCGTCGGCGAGTTCCTCGACTCCACCGACTGA
- a CDS encoding FadR/GntR family transcriptional regulator: protein MLLGDGPTASLRPVRVTSAVDEVTDRLLTAIAVGDFLPGERLPAERELTGLLHVSRPTVREAVARLQALGVVEIRRGRNGGTFVRDSWTDSSGAAVRRTLLPRWEEFEQLFDLRGLVEGMVAATAARRRRPEDLEPMREALSAHLSASTPREEQAADSAFHRAICAATHNPQIAQLSQDLLTRISLGFPVEPWGKGERSHHERAGHGHTALYEAVAAGEPERAEGIAREHFMISAEMIREVLARVRATETP, encoded by the coding sequence GTGCTCCTCGGCGACGGCCCGACGGCCTCGCTGCGCCCGGTCCGGGTGACCTCGGCGGTCGACGAGGTCACCGACCGGCTGCTCACCGCCATCGCCGTCGGGGACTTCCTGCCCGGCGAGCGGCTGCCCGCCGAACGCGAACTCACCGGTCTGCTGCACGTCAGCCGCCCCACCGTGCGCGAGGCCGTGGCCCGCCTCCAGGCGCTGGGGGTCGTCGAGATCCGCCGGGGACGCAACGGCGGCACGTTCGTCCGCGACAGCTGGACCGACTCCTCCGGCGCCGCGGTCCGTCGTACGCTGCTACCCCGCTGGGAGGAGTTCGAGCAGCTCTTCGACCTGCGCGGTCTGGTGGAGGGCATGGTGGCCGCGACGGCCGCCCGGCGCCGCCGGCCCGAGGATCTGGAGCCGATGCGCGAGGCGTTGTCCGCGCACCTCTCGGCGAGCACGCCCCGCGAGGAGCAGGCCGCCGACAGCGCCTTCCACCGGGCGATCTGCGCGGCCACGCACAACCCGCAGATCGCCCAGCTCAGTCAGGACCTGCTGACCCGGATCAGCCTCGGCTTCCCGGTCGAGCCCTGGGGAAAGGGCGAGCGGTCCCACCACGAAAGGGCCGGGCACGGACACACGGCCCTCTACGAGGCGGTCGCCGCGGGCGAGCCGGAGCGTGCCGAGGGGATCGCCCGCGAGCACTTCATGATCAGCGCGGAGATGATCCGGGAGGTGCTGGCACGGGTACGGGCGACGGAGACACCCTGA